Genomic segment of Brachyhypopomus gauderio isolate BG-103 chromosome 10, BGAUD_0.2, whole genome shotgun sequence:
AGCTTCTTATTTGCAATTTGCAaaagtttcattttgtgcaaaagGGTTGAGGAGACGTTCTCACGGCGTTCCTGCCCGTTTTGGTGTGTCTGATCTCGGATGACTCAATCCTGTCTGTGCAAAAGGGTTGAGGAGACGTTCTCACGGCGTTCCTGCCCGTTTTGGTGTGTCTGATCTCGGATGACTGCTGTGGTTCTGCTGGTTCCTCTGTGGAGATGTGGGGCATCCCAGTGTCACCAGTGTCTGTCACCTGAGCCCAGACCCAGAGGTGGCAGCAGGCAGTGCCGTGTGGCCTCTGTGTGACACACCGAGCTGTGTGCAGGTCCAGAACTGTAGGACATGAGCAGGACCCAGACGCCGTGGAACTGAGAAGATACTTTGAAGAATCTTTTAGTCGTGTGCGTGAACACGTAAGATGACCTGATAGTGTTCTGCACATGATCTCAGGTCTTAAGAGAGCAACTGGGTTAGCCACGTGCATGTCCACAGCtactgtcttgtgtgtgtgtgtgtgtgtgtgtgtgtgtgtgtgtgtgtgtgtgtgtgtgtgtgtgtgtgtgtgtgtatatgtgttcttATTCGTGGTTGCGTGAATGAGTGATTCCTGCACTGATGAGAGATAACACCTACACTAGCTGAACACTAAAGACCTCCCCTAATGACTCATACCTCTCAAaggtagtgtgtgtgcgtgcgtgtgtctgtctgtctgtatgtcccTTTAAGCTTTGCTGGCTTCATATGACACAGAAAGAGTTTTCTTCCTGAGATCCTGCATTGTCTTTGTATGGTGTTAGTGGACTGGGGTTCTGCTACAGTAGCGGCAGATGCCAGATGGCCCCATAcataaattctctctctctctctctctctctctctctctctctctctctctctctctctctctctctctctctctctctctctctctctcttctttctctccgtctctcatTTTTTGCccttccctctctgcctgtgccAGCACCACTGGAGGTATTGCTACACATgagtacgtacacacacacacacacacacacacacacacttatacacacatacacaatgaaCCCAACGACCCTTTGCTCTTAGCAGGAAAACATTCTaacatctcctcctctctgctccccaCATTTTGTCTGCCCCCCCATTCTTTGTGCACGTACCCCTTTCCTGTCTCGAGCCCAAAgcgtctctcctcctctctctctctctctctccttctttctcctccttctctctctctccctccctctctttccatttgtctcattctctctctaacGTTTATCcccctctcattctctttcactcccttttcctgtctgcccttttctgtctttttgcaTCTCCTTCTCTCAATTCAatctcagttcagttcagggTAGTTTTATTGGCAGGACCGTATCAGAGACAAGTTAGCCAATGCAAATACATCTTGGAGCTGAACATGTAACAGTAACAATAAAGTTTTtaatgtctctcactctctctctctctctctctctcacacacacacacacaccccttctctattcctctatctctccttctttcactctctccctccatttgtctctctcccttcctctacccttccctctctctctccttctcgggTTTCTGAGCTTTGGGGATCTCCACACTCTGTGGGCCATCTCCTCCTGACAGCCCATGGAAAACCGTTATGGCTGATGGGACTTAGCACCCAGGTGACGTGTTTCCAGTGTCCTACCAGTTCACTACGCTATATGGGAAACTTCCACTGTCTCCCGTAGGACTAATCCATTAATGCAATTAAATACAAGAACTGATTGGTGTCTTCTGAGGACCGATGCTACATATTCAGAGTAATGGAGTCTCGTGACAAGTCCACTGGGGCTGTAGAACTCTCGAGATGGGGCTGAGAGCTCTGGAACTTGTGTCCCAAACAAAGCAATCACATTTTAAGAACTTCACTTTGAATCTGTGATagattgtttttgtcttttgtgtgCGAGCGGGGGCTGGGTACTTCCATGATGGTGTCACTGCTATCGCTTCCTTTGGCCTGGAATCCAAAGGTAGCTGGAGATCACTTTACTATGACCTCTCAATGACCTCTCATTCTGGCTGGTGCGCCTTTTCATCCATCCTCCGGAATCCACTTCCTGCATGACAGGAAATGGAATGTCCTCTGCCCTGGCAACTTCCGCCTGTCTCTCTGGTCACTTCCTGTTTATAGGCCAAGGTTAGAATTCCATAAACAAGGAAGGGCCTTGTGGTCCAGCATGGCTGGTATTTTAGAAATGTACACATGTGGTTAATGAGTCTGGAGTGTGAGACGTCTGTGGTTGCAGAAGGCCGGCCCTGTTGGCCTCCCACACAGCAGACTCTGGCCAGCACTCTGCGCCTGATAAAGTCTGTGCGGCTTGTTTGCGACAGACATGCCGgtcagagtgagtgtgtgttctgggtggaGCGATACACATGTCCATGCTCCGCCTGGGTGTAGCCGCCGGGAGCCCCACAGGGGGGCGTGTTGGACGGAGGGGGGAGTCTCCTGCTCATTTTACTGGACAGTTTTGTCCACTCTGATGGTTTCATGTCCTCGTTTGTGTCTCCGTTACTCCGTTAGTGCAGCAAGCACTGATCTGGTGTCAGACTCCACCAGGCATGCGTGGATCCTTGCTAATTGTGTGTAGGGAAGCTGAACGGGTCTGGGAACAGAACCTTTGCTCTGCTGTTCTGGAGGGTCAGATGGTGCGTTAGCCGACGGACGCCTTGTGGACGCTCACTCTGTTGTTGTTGCTATGGGAATCTTTCCCTCTCTCATGCCCTCATGCTGATGTAACTGATACTGGGAACCCCGTGGTGGTGATGGCAGgctttgttgtgcagtaaacaATTGTGTGTCTCTCCAACAGCTGTTTTCTCATGAGGTGGTGTTTACAAAGCTAACACGTCTTTCTCGTccattctgagtgtgtgtgtgtgtgtgtgtgtgtgtgtgtgtgagagagagagagagtgtaagtgtgcatgtgtgtgtttctatctttgtctgtctgtcaccGCAGGTCTAGCCTGGGTGTGAGTAGAAAACGTGGGCCAGACATAATATCATTAgtgaaggatgtgtgtgtgtacataggtgtgtgtgtgtgtgtgtgtgtgtgcaagaatgcaggatgtttgtgtgtgtgtgtgtgtgtgtgtgtgtgtgtgtgtgcatgtgagtgtgtgtgtgcgtgcatgtatgtgtgcatgcaagaatgcaggatgtgtgtgtgtttttgtgtgtgtgttcgtgtgtatgtgagtgtttgtgtgcatgtgtgtgtatgtgtttttgtgagtgtttgtgtgtgtgtgtgtgtgtgtgtgtgtgtgtgtgtgtgtgtgtgtgtgtgtgtgtgtgtgatcacacaGTAACAGCAGAGTGATCCACATGTGATAACAGCTTAATGTTAATAAATTCTGTAAATAACGTTAGTAAGTCAGTAGTAACATATCACAGGCAGCAAACAGATCtaaagtgctgtgtgtgtgtgtgtgtgtgtgtgtgtgtgtgtgtgtgtgtgtgtgtgtgtgtgtgtgtgtgtgtgtgtgtgtgtgtgtgtgtgtgtgtgtgtgggcagaacTCCATCAGGCACAACCTGTCGCTGCACAGCCGCTTTGTGCGTGTGCAGAACGAGGGGACGGGGAAGAGCTCCTGGTGGATGTTGAACCCGGAGGGCGGGCGGAGCGGCAAGTCCCCCCGACGCCGGGCCGCCTCCATGGACAACACGGGCAAGTTCACCAAGAGCCGAGGCCGCGCCGCCAAGAAAaaggtgagggaggtggagacgTGGGCGGAGGCTTCCTCCACCTGCCGGGAGCCTCCAGCGTCTGTAATACGAGGTGGTGCCTTCATGTATGAAGTGAGTTGTACAGAGGTTCTGCTGATGGTGGAGGTTCTCACGTGGTCTCCATGTTTCGGCAGGTGTGTCCGCAGGGCGGTTTGGATGGCGGTTCTAACAGCCCGGGCTCCCAGTACTCCAAATGGCTCGGCAGCCCAAACTCCCACAGCAACGATGACTTCGAACCCTGGACGACGTTCCGTACCCGCGCCAGCTCGGACGCCAGCACGCTCAGCGGGCGCCGCTCGCCCTACCTGCCCGAGGAGGACCTGGGAGAGGGCGCAGACATGCACATGGGCTACCCGGGCACGCCCTGCGCCAAGCTGGGGGCCACCCTGCCCAGCCTGTCGGAGGTGGCCGGCTCACTGGGTCACCATGGACCCAAAAGTGCCATGATGGAGAACCTGCTGGACAACCTAAACCTGCTGTCACCTAAGAGCAGCGGACAGGGAGGTCAGGAGGGCCTGGCGGCCCAGGGCCCCCCGCTGGGACACGCCGGCTCCCCCTACGGCCCCTACAGCTCCGGTCTGGGACCCAAACAGGACTTCCATAAGTGGCAGAGTGGCATGACTGGCCTGAGCCCCATATCCATGCAGACACTGACGGACAGTAAGTCTGGGGGATATGGGTCCTTCCTGGGGCAGTATAACTGCCCCACTGGCCTCCTAAAGGAGCTGCTGACCACCGATGCTGATCAGCGCGGGGACATTTTGCCCCGTCTGGAGTCTGTGGGGCAGCAGGGTGTGGCAGGAATGAGAGCATTGCCTGCGTATAATGCTCAGGGGCAATTAGGGCAAGGGGGGAAAGGAattgcccctcacacacatggTCACCCCCACTCACACGGACACCCACACGTACCATCCCGGCCACTGCACGTTCAGCTGCCCTCCACAATGGGCATGAACGGCTGTGCCCATTTGCCCCTCGTGCATCACGGTAACCATGGCAACATGAAGCTGTACCCTCACCAGCCCCAAGGACAGATAGCTCACCTGGGAGGAGGAGCCATGGACACGGTCTCTCCTCATTTCTGCCGTATCAATGGCAACGGCTTCCATAGACATGCTCCAGtccttcatcatcaccatcacagcCCTCTGGAACGGTTGCCTAGTGACCTGGACGACATGTCAATCGAGCGACTGGAGTGTGACATGGAGACGGTGCTTCATGACACACTAATGGACGGAGATGCACTGGACTTCAACTTTGACCCCATGTCCAACCAGCAGGGATTCACACTCACAGAAGTCAACCAGGGGGTCAAGacctcctcacacagctgggtgtcaggataaacacacacacacacacacacacacacacacacacacagatatatatacAGAATATTTATAAAGACAGAAGAGTAAATCTACACCATGATGTACGAAGTTTTTAGAGTGTCTCCAGGACACCCCAAGGCACAActcatgtgtgaggtgtgt
This window contains:
- the foxo1b gene encoding forkhead box protein O1-B, translated to MAGPSPQQLLDIDPDFEPLSRPRSCTWPLPRPEPSEPGGSSTPSPAPSVKPEAGSVDLSGGLSLLVETQDYSEDPLALCADFHCPENCAHQRQQRAPLLPAQRASPQLPQQQQVPSLPSPAGHHPSGTGAAQRKSSSSRRNAWGNMSYADLITKAIESAPEKRLTLAQIYEWMVKTVPYFKDKGDSNSSAGWKNSIRHNLSLHSRFVRVQNEGTGKSSWWMLNPEGGRSGKSPRRRAASMDNTGKFTKSRGRAAKKKVCPQGGLDGGSNSPGSQYSKWLGSPNSHSNDDFEPWTTFRTRASSDASTLSGRRSPYLPEEDLGEGADMHMGYPGTPCAKLGATLPSLSEVAGSLGHHGPKSAMMENLLDNLNLLSPKSSGQGGQEGLAAQGPPLGHAGSPYGPYSSGLGPKQDFHKWQSGMTGLSPISMQTLTDSKSGGYGSFLGQYNCPTGLLKELLTTDADQRGDILPRLESVGQQGVAGMRALPAYNAQGQLGQGGKGIAPHTHGHPHSHGHPHVPSRPLHVQLPSTMGMNGCAHLPLVHHGNHGNMKLYPHQPQGQIAHLGGGAMDTVSPHFCRINGNGFHRHAPVLHHHHHSPLERLPSDLDDMSIERLECDMETVLHDTLMDGDALDFNFDPMSNQQGFTLTEVNQGVKTSSHSWVSG